One segment of Chionomys nivalis chromosome 1, mChiNiv1.1, whole genome shotgun sequence DNA contains the following:
- the LOC130884414 gene encoding olfactory receptor 10H2-like: MLGSNYTTVSEFIFIGFSNFPQQLMPVFFVVILLMYLFTLLGNLLIMATIWSERSLHTPMYLFLCVLSISEILYTLSFIPRMLVDLLSTHHSITFLACANQMFFAFMFGFTHSLLLTIMGYDRYVAICHPLRYNVLMSPRGCAFLMAGSWAGGSAIGLIVTTSVFHLPFCGPNQIQHFLCHLPPMLKLACGSNVPVVALGVGLVCITCLLGCFLLILLSYGFIVAAILKIASAEGRHKAFSTCASHLTVVIVHYGFASVIYLKPKGPHFEEGDTLMATTYTVLTPFLSPIIFSLRNKELKNAMKKAFLRKLCSLNN; this comes from the coding sequence ATGCTAGGATCAAACTACACCACAGTGTCTGAATTCATCTTCATTGGCTTCTCCAACTTCCCACAGCAGCTCATGCCTGTCTTCTTTGTGGTGATCCTACTAATGTACCTCTTCACACTGCTGGGCAATCTGCTCATCATGGCCACCATCTGGAGTGAACGGAGTCTCCACACGCCCATGTACCTCTTTTTGTGTGTTCTCTCCATCTCTGAGATCCTCTATACCTTGTCCTTCATCCCACGCATGCTGGTTGACTTGCTCTCCACCCATCATTCCATCACCTTCCTGGCCTGTGCCAACCAGATGTTCTTCGCCTTTATGTTTGGCTTCACCCACTCTTTGCTGCTCACCATCATGggctatgaccgctatgtggcaaTCTGTCACCCACTGCGCTACAATGTGCTCATGAGCCCCCGGGGCTGTGCCTTCTTGATGGCTGGGTCCTGGGCTGGAGGCTCAGCTATTGGGCTCATAGTGACAACCTCCGTTTTCCACCTCCCCTTCTGTGGACCCAATCAGATTCAACATTTCTTATGTCATTTGCCCCCTATGTTGAAGCTGGCCTGTGGAAGTAATGTGCCAGTTGTAGCTCTGGGTGTAGGTCTGGTGTGCATCACATGCCTACTGGGATGCTTTCTTCTCATCCTCCTCTCCTATGGCTTCATTGTGGCAGCCATTTTGAAGATAGCATCAGCAGAGGGTCGGCACAAAGCCTTTTCCACCTGTGCATCCCACCTCACTGTAGTGATTGTGCACTATGGCTTTGCCTCTGTCATCTACCTCAAGCCCAAAGGCCCCCACTTTGAGGAAGGTGATACTCTCATGGCCACCACCTACACAGTCCTCACTCCTTTCCTCAGCCCCATCATCTTCAGTCTCAGGAACAAGGAGCTAAAGAATGCCATGAAGAAGGCCTTCCTCAGGAAATTATGTTCCTTAAACAACTGA